One region of Brassica napus cultivar Da-Ae chromosome A10, Da-Ae, whole genome shotgun sequence genomic DNA includes:
- the LOC106427078 gene encoding fructokinase-1, which produces MNHHALALKFHSFSPQYALSLSNFTLQSPNPLHFRVPNVSSSVCLRSRSSAADVSPVRYTDVSSSSIGSLGETGGVVVTEKPIDVATLGNLCVDIVLSVDELPPPSRGERKALMDELSLSPPDKKYWEAGGNCNMAIAAARLGLQCVAIGHVGDEIYGEFLLDVLHEEGIGTVALDGEATNAKDASSFCETLICWVLVDPLQRHGFCSRADFKEEPAFSWITDLSDEVKMAIRQSKVIFCNGYDFDDFSPSFIMSTIDYATKVGTAIFFDPGPRGKSLSKGTPDERRALSHFFRMSDVLLLTSEEAESLTGIKNPVKAGQEILRNGKGTKWVIVKMGPKGSVLVTKSSVSVAPAFKVEVVDTVGCGDSFVAAIALGYIRNMPLVNTLTIANAVGAATAMGCGAGRNVAKRHHVVDLIKASKLNDEESLLKELLAENPETPKVNLLSKGMRKEGSNREQIEIISMEKVVSELLPELEVGRCCVKASS; this is translated from the exons ATGAATCATCACGCGCTTGCCCTCAAATTCCACTCCTTCTCCCCTCAGTATGCGTTATCCCTCTCCAATTTCACCCTCCAAAGCCCTAATCCTCTCCACTTTCGAGTCCCGAATGTGAGCAGCTCCGTATGTCTCCGTTCCCGGAGCAGCGCCGCCGATGTTTCCCCTGTTAGATACACGGATGTCTCCTCCTCCTCGATCGGCTCGCTCGGGGAGACCGGAGGTGTCGTGGTGACGGAGAAACCTATCGATGTCGCAACCCTGGGTAATCTATGCGTCGACATTGTTCTCAGTGTTGACGAATTGCCCCCTCCTTCTCGCGGTGAACGCAAGGCGCTCATGGACGAGCTCTCTCTTTCTCCCCCAGATAAG AAATACTGGGAAGCGGGAGGCAACTGTAACATGGCTATAGCAGCAGCTAGACTTGGGCTTCAGTGTGTTGCTATTGGTCACGTTGGGGATGAAATCTACGGAGAGTTTCTACTAGATGTGCTTCATGAAGAGGGGATAGGTACGGTTGCTTTGGATGGAGAAGCAACAAATGCCAAAGACGCCAGCTCGTTCTGTGAAACTCTTATTTGCTGGGTTCTTGTGGATCCTCTCCAGAGGCATGGGTTTTGCAG TCGAGCTGATTTCAAGGAGGAGCCTGCTTTTAGTTGGATAACTGACCTATCTGATGAAGTAAAGATGGCGATCAGACAGTCAAAAGTTATTTTCTGCAATGGTTATGACTTTGACGATTTCAGCCCTAGCTTTATAATGTCAACGATAGACTACGCTACCAAAGTTGGGACAGCTATCTTCTTTGATCCTGGACCACGGGGAAAGAGTCTTTCCAAGGGAACTCCTGATGAGCGCAGAGCACTTTCTCATTTCTTTAGAATGAGTGATGTTCTTCTACTAACTTCTGAGGAG GCCGAGTCTCTAACTGGCATCAAGAACCCTGTAAAAGCAGGACAAGAAATTCTGAGAAATGGGAAGGGAACAAAGTGGGTGATTGTAAAAATGGGCCCAAAAGGTTCAGTTCTAGTGACCAAATCCAGTGTCTCAGTGGCACCTGCGTTTAAG GTGGAGGTGGTTGATACTGTTGGATGTGGAGATAGCTTTGTGGCTGCGATTGCATTGGGATATATACGCAACATGCCGCTTGTTAACACCTTGACGATTGCAAACGCGGTTGGAGCAGCAACTGCAATGGGGTGTGGAGCAGGTAGAAACGTTGCAAAAAGGCATCACGTGGTGGATCTCATAAAGGCGTCGAAACTCAACGATGAAGAAAGCTTGTTAAAAGAACTACTCGCTGAAAACCCGGAAACTCCTAAAGTCAATCTTCTTTCAAAAGGGATGAGAAAGGAAGGAAGCAACAGGGAGCAGATAGAAATCATCTCAATGGAAAAAGTGGTTTCTGAGTTGCTTCCAGAGCTTGAAGTTGGGAGGTGTTGTGTAAAGGCTTCGTCTTGA
- the LOC106427075 gene encoding histone H1.1-like gives MITSTILIITSPKLTFTVTSNFPMTSPAVDQENIPPMDATNTTATEPAAKGGKTKKAKEVKAKAKKKPTAAAAAKKKSVSTHPTYEEMIKDAIVSLKERTGSSQYAIQKFIEEKHKVLSPSFRKLLLLNLKRLVASEKLVKVKASFKIPSAKPSSSPKAVTEKKKPAAAAAVKPKAKGKKVTAAAAAKKSAAVKPKPKAKATVAPKRKAVAAAAKPKAKAAKTSTVTSPGKKAAAAKKKATKVATKKKTPVKKAVKPKTVKSPAKRASKRGVK, from the exons ATGATCACATCCACCATTCTCATAATAACTTCTCCAAAGCTTACATTTACGGTTACTAGCAACTTTCCGATGACGAGTCCAGCGGTTGATCAAGAGAACATCCCTCCTATGGACGCAACCAACACGACGGCGACGGAGCCTGCTGCGAAGGGAGGCAAGACGAAGAAAGCCAAGGAAGTGAAGGCGAAGGCGAAGAAGAAGCCTACTGCTGCTGCAGCTGCGAAGAAGAAGTCTGTTTCAACTCATCCTACTTACGAAGAG ATGATCAAGGACGCGATCGTGTCGTTGAAGGAGAGAACTGGATCTAGCCAATACGCGATTCAGAAGTTCAtcgaggagaagcacaaggtgCTTTCGCCTTCGTTCAGGAAGCTCCTGCTTCTCAATCTGAAGAGGCTCGTTGCTTCCGAGAAGCTCGTGAAGGTGAAGGCCTCGTTTAAGATTCCGTCTGCTAAGCCGTCGTCATCTCCCAAGGCGGTTACGGAGAAGAAGAAACCTGCTGCCGCAGCGGCGGTTAAACCCAAGGCGAAGGGGAAGAAGGTTACCGCCGCAGCAGCTGCGAAGAAATCGGCGGCGGTTAAGCCCAAGCCGAAGGCGAAGGCAACTGTTGCGCCCAAGAGGAAggctgttgctgctgctgcgaAGCCCAAGGCTAAGGCGGCTAAAACATCGACGGTGACATCTCCAGGGAAAAAGGCTGCTGCTGCTAAGAAGAAGGCTACTAAGGTggcgacgaagaagaagactcCAGTGAAGAAGGCTGTGAAGCCGAAGACGGTGAAGTCTCCAGCGAAGAGGGCTTCGAAGAGGGGTGTGAAGTGA
- the LOC106427047 gene encoding LOW QUALITY PROTEIN: E3 ubiquitin protein ligase DRIP1-like (The sequence of the model RefSeq protein was modified relative to this genomic sequence to represent the inferred CDS: substituted 2 bases at 2 genomic stop codons) yields the protein MVLIFFEVEDFYSSYAVCRKCIYEKITEDEIECCPVCNIDLGGTPLDKLRPDHNLQDLRAKIFPLKGRKVKAPEPARKKERSMSYLVDVTKTKASDQAGRRRTKTVTRKELLQDSASLAEKEEESLLKGHLLESTSSPNKFTQNKKDSDEPWDPESYWKPLNFLVEVANRTQTLKSSSASQGPGSKSEKANASSHKQIQPRVKDHKSRYKREYEKSAKREMRDGPVWFSLVASTDQLXXFQEGKTYLPKIPAIFLKIRDGDIPVSYIQKYLMRKLNLQSETEVEIRCMGEAVIPTLKLQKLVDLWLHRCSKRQKIDALIGSSAKDYMMVLAYGRKLPECNNT from the exons atggttttaattttctttgaagTTGAAGATT TTTACTCTTCCTATGCAGTTTGTAGGAAATGTATCTATGAGAAAATCACAGAAGACGAGATAGAGTGCTGTCCAGTTTGCAATATCGACCTTGGTGGCACCCCATTGGACAAGCTTAG GCCTGACCACAATTTACAAGACCTGAGAGCCAAAATCTTTCCTCTAAAAGGAAGAAAAGTGAAAGCTCCAGAGCCAGCAAGAAAGAAGGAGAGATCTATGTCTTATTTGGTTGATGTAACCAAAACCAAGGCGTCAGACCAAgctggaagaagaagaactaaAACGGTCACGAGAAAAGAGTTATTACAAGACAGTGCTTCATTGGCCgagaaggaagaagaatctCTTCTTAAGGGTCATCTTCTGGAGAGCACAAGCTCACCCAACAAATTCACTCAGAATAAAAAGGATAGTGATGAGCCTTGGGATCCCGAATCTTATTGGAAACCTTTGAATTTTCTGGTCGAAGTGGCGAACAGGACACAGACCTTGAAGTCTTCTTCTGCTTCTCAAGGGCCAGGTTCGAAATCTGAGAAGGCTAATGCATCATCTCACAAACAAATTCAACCCAGAGTTAAGGACCACAAGAGCAGATATAAACGTGAGTATGAAAAGAGTGCAAAACGGGAGATGAGGGATGGTCCTGTTTGGTTCTCGCTTGTGGCGTCCACTGATCA GCTTTGATGATTTCAGGAAGGAAAAACATATTTGCCTAAAATTCCagcaatttttttgaaaataag GGATGGAGATATTCCAGTTTCTTATATCCAAAAGTACCTAATGAGGAAACTAAATCTCCAGAGTGAAACTGAG GTAGAGATCAGATGTATGGGAGAAGCAGTGATTCCCACGCTGAAGCTTCAGAAACTGGTAGACCTATGGTTGCATAGATGTTCAAAGCGCCAAAAGATTGATGCATTGATTGGTTCTTCTGCAAAGGATTACATGATGGTGCTTGCCTATGGTCGAAAGCTTCCGGAATGCAATAATACGTAG